Proteins from a genomic interval of Scomber japonicus isolate fScoJap1 chromosome 10, fScoJap1.pri, whole genome shotgun sequence:
- the nod1 gene encoding nucleotide-binding oligomerization domain-containing protein 1 — translation MGQIEETKMSWMNILTCHRELLVSRLRSIQCILDNLLACDFLCEEEVEFVQRTATKTDQVRKILELVQCKGEEACAYFIFIIYKVCDAYIDLQPWLKEINYNPSEDVKMMKVVNTDPISRYCEKLRHEISRDTGFIMSYGQREETRLEDLYTDTLIELMNDSNESLGFLESLDQLLGEHAVFNPQGETIYVMGDAGVGKSILLQKLQNLWSRKELLTDAIFFFKFRCRMFSTFKATEQISLRDLLFKYSCYPDHDPDNEVYDYILRYPEKVIFTFDGYDEIQEDLDLINLPEMVSPEEKAHPLQLLLSLLCGKLLKGSQKVLTARTGIEIQSRVIRKKVVLRGFSPAHLKTYIDLRFKDQEQRELVLVQLEASPHLCGLCSTPLFCWIVFKSFTHLHTMHDSFELPETCITLTGIFLLLSEVFLSRSASPAPSLLKKRTRCASQTFKTGLRPLTAFAKLALQGMERGSFICSQEEITDCGLTEEDLALGFLRAVSDYDASESTATFEFLHMTLQSFLAAFALVLDEQATADSILKFFTECSRKRERSWLPLNSCICGSSKSTEKKPFTPNEHLQFTNLFLCGLLSKAHSSLMEHLVSPALLKKKRTLLKSYMSNSVKIHLHGLPHHDANEGRKVHVLPNFLWMLRCIFETGNKDIAQMTAKGITAGFIKLGYCNVYSGDCSALNFVLQHRQKHLGLDMDNNNISDYGIYQLRPSLCKMTIVRFCVNQLTDSSIEVLAEELCKHKVVEVLGLYSNHITDVGGKLVAKIVEECPKLRTLKIGKNKITSVGAKYLASAIQKSKSIIEVGMWGNTIGDEGAEAFAEALRHHPSLTNLSLSANGITSKGGKSLAEALKENSSLRIFWLVQNEMCDDSAPHWAELVRANTGLIHLWLIDNRFTLDGIKQLAEALSHNTALTEICVKRNQISEEEQKQFSEEKRLRFN, via the exons ATGGGTCAAATAGAAGAAACCAAGATGTCCTGGATGAACATCCTCACCTGCCACAGAGAGCTGCTGGTGTCCAGGTTGAGGAGTATTCAATGCATACTGGACAACCTGTTGGCCTGCGACTTCCTGTGTGAGGAAGAGGTTGAGTTTGTACAGCGAACTGCCACCAAGACAGATCAG GTGCGCAAAATCTTGGAGCTAGTCCAATGCAAAGGGGAAGAGGCCTGTGCATACTTCATTTTCATCATATATAAAGTATGTGATGCATACATAGATCTCCAGCCATGGCTGAAAGAGATCAACTACAACCCAAGTGAAGAtgtgaagatgatgaaggtggttaACACAGACCCCA TCAGCAGGTATTGTGAGAAGTTGAGGCATGAAATAAGCCGGGACACCGGCTTCATCATGTCATATGGTCAGCGAGAGGAGACCCGGCTCGAGGACCTCTATACTGATACCTTGATTGAACTGATGAACGACAGCAATGAAAGTCTAGGCTTCTTGGAGAGTCTGGACCAGCTCCTTGGGGAACATGCGGTCTTCAATCCCCAAGGAGAAACCATCTACGTAATGGGGGATGCCGGTGTGGGGAAATCCATCCTCCTGCAGAAACTCCAGAACTTGTGGTCCAGGAAGGAACTGCTGACAGATGCCATCTTCTTCTTCAAGTTCCGCTGTAGGATGTTCAGCACCTTCAAGGCCACAGAGCAGATCTCCCTCAGAGACCTTTTGTTCAAATACAGCTGCTACCCAGACCACGACCCTGATAATGAAGTGTATGATTACATCCTGCGCTACCCTGAGAAGGTTATTTTTACGTTTGATGGTTACGATGAGATTCAGGAGGATCTGGACCTGATAAACCTCCCTGAAATGGTGTCACCAGAGGAGAAGGCACACCCTCTCCAGCTACTTCTCAGCTTGCTCTGTGGGAAACTACTCAAGGGTTCGCAGAAGGTTCTAACAGCCCGGACAGGGATCGAAATCCAGAGCAGGGTGATCAGAAAGAAGGTGGTTCTGCGGGGGTTCTCCCCAGCCCATCTGAAGACTTACATTGATCTGCGCTTTAAGGACCAGGAGCAACGAGAACTGGTCTTAGTTCAACTGGAAGCTAGCCCCCACCTCTGCGGCCTGTGCTCCACTCCACTCTTCTGCTGGATCGTATTCAAGAGCTTCACGCACCTGCACACCATGCACGATAGTTTTGAGCTGCCTGAAACCTGCATCACACTCACCGGCATCTTCCTTCTGCTGTCAGAGGTGTTCCTCAGTCGCTCGGCCTCACCAGCTCCATCTCTGCTGAAGAAAAGAACCCGCTGTGCCTCACAGACATTCAAAACAGGACTCAGGCCCCTCACAGCATTTGCCAAGCTGGCTCTTCAGGGTATGGAGAGAGGTAGCTTCATTTGCAGCCAAGAGGAGATTACTGATTGTGGACTTACAGAGGAGGATCTAGCCCTGGGCTTTCTCAGAGCTGTTAGTGACTATGATGCCAGCGAAAGCACCGCTACCTTTGAATTCCTTCATATGACTCTGCAGTCGTTCTTGGCGGCGTTTGCTCTTGTGTTGGATGAGCAGGCCACTGCCGACTCCATCCTCAAGTTTTTCACAGAGTGCAGCAGGAAGAGGGAACGCTCGTGGTTGCCTTTGAACTCCTGTATTTGCGGATCTTCAAAGTCCACTGAGAAGAAGCCCTTTACTCCGAATGAACACCTTCAGTTTACTAATCTGTTCTTGTGTGGGCTGCTCTCCAAGGCTCACAGCAGCCTGATGGAGCATCTGGTATCTCCTGCGTTACTAAAGAAAAAACGGACCTTGCTTAAGTCCTACATGTCCAACAGTGTAAAGATCCACCTCCATGGCTTACCCCACCACGATGCTAATGAGGGCAGGAAAGTTCACGTTCTGCCCAACTTCCTATGGATGCTGAGGTGCATCTTTGAGACGGGGAACAAAGACATCGCTCAGATGACTGCCAAAGGCATCACAGCTGGCTTCATCAAGCTGGGTTACTGTAACGTGTATTCAGGTGACTGCAGCGCCCTGAACTTTGTACTGCAGCACCGTCAGAAGCACCTGGGTCTTGACAtggacaacaacaacatcagcgACTATGGGATTTATCAGCTAAGGCCATCACTCTGTAAGATGACAATAGTGAG ATTTTGCGTCAATCAactgacagacagcagcattGAGGTTCTTGCAGAGGAGCTGTGTAAGCACAAAGTTGTGGAAGTCTTAGG GCTTTACAGCAATCACATTACAGATGTCGGAGGCAAGCTAGTTGCTAAGATAGTTGAGGAATGCCCAAAGCTACGAACTCTCAA GATCGGTAAGAACAAGATCACCAGTGTTGGTGCGAAGTATTTGGCCAGCGCAATTCAGAAGAGCAAGTCCATAATTGAAGTGGG AATGTGGGGGAACACCATCGGTGACGAGGGAGCAGAAGCGTTCGCAGAAGCTTTGAGGCACCACCCAAGTCTTACCAACCTCAG CCTCTCAGCCAATGGCATCACATCAAAAGGTGGGAAGAGCCTGGCAGAAGCACTGAAAGAGAACAGCAGCCTCAGGATATTCTG GTTGGTGCAGAACGAGATGTGTGATGATTCAGCTCCACACTGGGCAGAGTTGGTTCGAGCAAACACTGGTCTAATCCACCtctg GTTAATCGATAACCGCTTCACTCTGGATGGCATCAAACAGCTGGCTGAAGCCCTTTCTCACAACACTGCACTCACAGAGATATG CGTGAAAAGAAACCAGATCTCTGAAGAGGAACAGAAACAATTTTCGGAGGAGAAAAGGCTGCGATTCAACTGA